In Salminus brasiliensis chromosome 20 unlocalized genomic scaffold, fSalBra1.hap2 SUPER_20_unloc_2, whole genome shotgun sequence, one DNA window encodes the following:
- the adamts12 gene encoding LOW QUALITY PROTEIN: A disintegrin and metalloproteinase with thrombospondin motifs 12 (The sequence of the model RefSeq protein was modified relative to this genomic sequence to represent the inferred CDS: inserted 5 bases in 5 codons; deleted 7 bases in 6 codons) → MSLALLLLVLAVSHVARSESDRAFPDAEQELFVRAHSHFSVVRPERVDGAGCFVSHALSHRPPAGARVFYRLQLGEHPLLLNLTLNPHLLSRDHLVETRRGGAENGAERRAENACHLLGTVTDGYAQGTAAVSTCNGLTGLLTLPAGVFLIEPVRGHTPTAADPHQPHVIYRNSTWRSPRARRSANTSPSSPLHGSCGVKDGVAEQVERDRELWERAQRDQTDPDRSGRRRISRRSVSSERWVETMVVADSKLLQYHGNNNVESYIFTIMNMVAGIFHDASIGNAIHIILVRLILLQGEEKGLKIVHHADTTLSSFCSWQKNLNPQSDTHPAHHDVAVLITRKDLCAGKNEPCETLGLSHLSGMCQPHRSCNINEDSGLPVAFTIAHELGHSFGIQHDGQGNDCELDGRHPFIMSRQLQYDSAPSPGPLCSKEYITRFLDRGWGSCXDDRPSKKDLTTALVAPGVRYTRQHQCQMQYGPNATFCSEVDNVCQILWCSVNGSCRSKLDAPIDGTRCGPGKWCISGECVVXGKLPETVNGGWGQWSTWSHCSRTCGSGVQSAERECDQPKPEFGGRYCTGERKRYRICNIVPCAQKQPSFRDMQCSEFNTVPYHNQLYQWIPVLSTSHPCELHCRPVSEDFSEKMLDAVTDGTPCFTNSSRSICINGVCKAVGCDYGIDSKAVEDRCGXCLGDGSSCETVMDSYTERDGYGYVDMLVXPEGARTSSSRRWRGGNFLAVRAADSEDYFLNGNYIIQWNGEYRVGGAKFYYDRHGNLENLTSAGPXTQPIMVQLLFQGPNPGVRFEFTVKKTRQAGNEVLEPEYSWKHGAWTDCSATCGLGEQQQPVRCFEAEVGVVDEALCDPATRPDDQHRRCKNVDCPARWWVGGWQPCSASCRSEGVRKRAVLCVRTVGGEERVLNPGDCKHLPKPKPAVPCNRDVPCGSAWMVGNWSECSLSCGGGVKSRAVRCATEPQAPCDPVTRPRPPTFCNLQSCSSSHRPRPQPQKPTAKVLTQTSGPPTGAAPTHTPLPDVFHKDDRDDFILVKNGTAEDHTHTTATVFPTVSEEEEGSAEPLPPGEGSRYTPGYDYIVEEDGGEERERAFTVQPPATPGGPTHTPLTTAQPSKTTATSPTPTAPGTAAPAHTPLTTAQPDSAKARTRSKVTAATRRSPPLDHSYATTRHTARPPRPTHIHTKKKTERNSSGQSRGVPAPLDTHTKLRKTTHTPRSPSKANQRKTLTHTPGGAGPSKTAFWVVGNWSECSVSCGLGAVWRRVSCSSGLDADCSREKKPEPAQHCNLKPCAAWHMSNWSRCPEGCAGGMKQRDVQCVDAQSGRPLRPFHCQALYPRPPRTLPCSTQPCLQWAHLPWGQCSKSCGGGVMERLVFCPEDDRCNAALRPNSSAPCNLQPCAAWTAEPWQECSVSCGGGVQKRGVKCVNEGSGEESDLCPKNNKPDSVRKCSPQECRTDPDISVCKRNSMSTRFCAKLKLLGRCDLRSIRRQCCLTCMT, encoded by the exons ACGGGCCTGCTGACGCTCCCTGCTGGGGTGTTTCTGATCGAGCCTGTCCGTGGACACACCCCGACAGCCGCAGACCCCCACCAGCCACACGTGATCTACCGCAATTCCACCTGGAGAAGCCCCCGAGCCCGCCGCAGCGCTAACACCAGCCCGTCTAGCCCCCTCCACGGCTCCTGTGGGGTCAAAG ATGGGGTGGCGGAGCAGGTGGAGCGGGACAGGGAGCTTTGGGAGCGAGCGCAGCGGGACCAGACTGATCCGGACCGATCCGGACGGAGGCGGATTTCCCGCCGCTCAGTCAGTTCGGAGCGCTGGGTGGAGACCATGGTGGTGGCAGACTCCAAACTGTTGCAGTACCACGGCAACAATAACGTGGAGAGCTACATCTTCACCATCATGAACATG GTGGCAGGTATTTTCCATGATGCCAGTATCGGTAACGCCATCCACATCATCCTTGTGCGGCTCATACTGCTGCAGGGAGAGGAG aaAGGGCTGAAGATCGTTCACCATGCAGATACCACTCTCTCCAGTTTCTGCAGCTGGCAGAAGAACCTGAACCCCCAGAGTGACACACACCCCGCACACCATGATGTTGCTGTGCTCATAACGAG gaaGGACCTGTGTGCAGGTAAGAACGAGCCGTGTGAAACGCTGGGCCTGTCTCACCTGTCCGGAATGTGCCAGCCACACCGATCCTGCAACATCAATGAAGACTCAGGGCTGCCCGTGGCCTTCACCATCGCCCACGAGCTCGGACACAG tttTGGTATCCAGCATGACGGTCAGGGGAATGACTGCGAGCTGGACGGTAGACACCCCTTCATCATGTCCCGGCAGCTCCAGTACGACTCCGCCCCCTCACCTGGTCCTCTCTGCAGCAAGGAGTACATCACGCGCTTCCTCGA tcgAGGTTGGGGGTCTT CTGACGATCGCCCCTCTAAGAAGGATCTGACCACCGCTCTGGTGGCTCCGGGGGTCCGCTACACTCGGCAGCATCAGTGCCAGATGCAGTACGGCCCCAACGCCACCTTCTGCTCTGAGGTGGAT AACGTGTGTCAGATCCTGTGGTGCTCGGTGAACGGGTCCTGCCGCTCCAAGCTGGACGCACCTATTGACGGAACCAGGTGCGGCCCAGGCAAG tggtgTATCTCAGGTGAGTGTGTGG GTGGGAAGTTACCTGAGACGGTGAACGGTGGTTGGGGCCAGTGGAGCACCTGGTCTCATTGCTCACGCACCTGTGGCTCTGGCGTCCAGTCAGCGGAGAGAGAGTGTGATCAGCCCAA GCCAGAGTTTGGGGGCAGGTATTGTACGGGGGAGCGTAAGCGCTATAGGATCTGTAACATTGTGCCG TGTGCTCAGAAACAGCCCTCGTTTCGGGACATGCAGTGCAGCGAGTTCAATACAGTCCCGTATCACAACCAGCTCTACCAGTGGATCCCCGTCCTAAGCACCA GCCACCCGTGCGAGCTGCACTGCAGGCCGGTCAGCGAGGACTTCTCGGAGAAGATGCTGGACGCTGTAACGGACGGGACGCCGTGCTTCAcgaacagcagcaggagcaTCTGCATCAATGGTGTGTGCAAG gcGGTGGGCTGTGATTATGGTATAGACTCGAAGGCGGTGGAGGATcggtgtg tgtgtttgggaGACGGCTCCAGCTGTGAGACGGTGATGGATagttacacagagagagacggaTACG GCTACGTGGACATGCTGG ATCCGGAGGGAGCGCGGACATCTTCATCCAGGAGGTGGAGAGGCGGGAACTTCCTGGCGGTGCGGGCGGCGGATTCGGAGGACTACTTCCTCAACGGCAATTACATCATCCAGTGGAACGGGGAGTACCGAGTGGGCGGAGCCAAGTTCTACTACGACCGCCACGGCAACCTGGAGAACCTCACCTCAGCCGGAC CCACACAGCCAATCATGGTGCag CTGCTCTTCCAGGGGCCGAACCCGGGCGTGCGCTTCGAGTTCACGGTGAAGAAGACCCGGCAGGCGGGCAACGAGGTGCTGGAGCCCGAATACAGCTGGAAACATGGAGCCTGGACCGACTGCAGCGCCACCTGCGGGCTAG gtgagcagcagcagcctgtGCGCTGTTTCGAGGCGGAGGTGGGTGTGGTGGACGAGGCTCTGTGTGACCCCGCCACTCGTCCGGATGACCAACACCGCAGGTGTAAGAATGTAGACTGTCCGG CCAGGTGGTGGGTGGGAGGATGGCAGCCGTGTTCGGCG TCCTGCAGGTCGGAGGGCGTGCGGAAGCGTGCGGTCCTGTGCGTGCGGACAGTGGGCGGAGAGGAGCGGGTGCTGAACCCCGGAGACTGTAAACACCTCCCCAAACCAAAACCAGCCGTCCCCTGCAACAGGGACGTCCCCTGCGGGTCAGCCTGGATGGTGGGCAACTGGAGTGAG TGCTCCCTGAGCTGTGGAGGCGGCGTGAAGTCCCGTGCGGTGAGGTGTGCCACCGAACCCCAGGCACCTTGCGACCCCGTGACCCGA CCCCGCCCACCCACCTTCTGCAACCTCCAGAGCTGCTCCTCCAGCCACAGGCCCCGGCCCCAGCCTCAAAAGCCCACCGCCAAGGTCCTGACCCAGACCAGTGGGCCC CCGACAGGCGCGGCTCCCACGCACACACCCCTGCCGGATGTG TTCCACAAGGATGACCGGGACGATTTCATCCTGGTGAAGAACGGCACCGCggaagaccacacacacaccacagctaCG GTCTTCCCCACGGTCAGCGAGGAAGAGGAGGGCAGCGCTGAGCCCCTGCCTCCTGGCGAAGGCTCCAGGTACACTCCGGGCTACGACTACATCGTGGAGGAAGACGGcggcgaggagagagagagggcgttTACCGTCCAGCCACCTGCC ACCCCCGGGGGACCCACGCACACTCCCCTGACCACAGCACAACCGTCCAAGACAACAGCAACCTCACCCACGCCCACTGCCCCCGGCACTGCTGCACCCGCACACACTCCCCTGACCACAGCACAACCAGACAGCGCGAAAGCACGCACGCGCTCAAAGGTTACCGCGGCAACCCGCCGATCTCCACCCCTGGACCACTCCTACGCCACAACGCGGCACA CAGCCCGCCCCCCCcgccccacacacatacacacaaagaaGAAGACGGAGCGGAACAGTAGCGGCCAGTCTCGGGGTGTTCCCGCCCCCCTGGACACACACACGAAGCTGAGGAAGACCACACACACGCCTAGGAGCCCCAGCAAAGCCAACCAGCGGaaaactctcacacacactccaggaGGGGCTGGACCCAGCAAAACGGCATTCTGGGTAGTGGGCAACTGGAGTGAG tgttCAGTGAGTTGTGGTTTAGGGGCAGTCTGGCGGAGGGTCTCGTGCAGCTCCGGGCTGGACGCTGACTGCAGCAGGGAGAAGAAACCTGAACCCGCTCAGCACTGCAACCTCAAACCCTGCGCTGCCTGGCACATGTCCAACTGGAGCAGg tgtccAGAGGGCTGTGCCGGCGGTATGAAGCAGCGGGACGTCCAGTGTGTGGACGCACAGAGTGGACGGCCTCTGAGGCCGTTTCACTGCCAGGCTCTGTACCCCCGGCCCCCTCGCACTCTTCCCTGCAGTACCCAGCCCTGCCTGCAGTGGGCACATTTACCCTGGGGACAG tgctcTAAAAGCTGTGGTGGAGGCGTGATGGAGAGGTTGGTGTTCTGTCCAGAGGACGACCGTTGCAACGCTGCGCTCCGTCCCAACAGCTCCGCCCCCTGTAACCTCCAGCCCTGTGCGGCCTGGACTGCTGAACCCTGGCAGGAG TGCTCTGTGAGCTGTGGTGGAGGTGTACAGAAACGAGGGGTGAAGTGTGTGAACGAGGGCTCGGGGGAGGAGAGCGATCTGTGTCCGAAAAACAACAAACCGGACAGCGTCCGCAAGTGCAGCCCGCAGGAGTGCAGGACTGACCCAG ATATTTCCGTGTGTAAGAGGAACAGCATGTCCACGCGGTTCTGTGCCAAACTGAAGCTGCTCGGCCGCTGCGATCTTCGCTCCATCCGCAGACAGTGCTGCCTCACCTGCATGACGTAA